GCGGCGGTGGTCCGGTCTTGCCCCAGCAGCTGCTGTGCGCGGCGACTTCTCTGATGACGGCTTCGGCGAGGTTGTGCCAGATATGCCACCGGTCGCCGACCTGGATCGCGTCGGGAAGCCCGCGGCGGATGGCCTCGGCGTAGGCACCTGAACCGTCCCGGCAGACCACCTCGACGCCGGGGTGCTCGCGCAGCCAGTCCTTGAGCGTCTCGGCCGTCCGGTCGGCCAGCACATCCACGCGCTCCCCGGTTTCCGCGTTGATGATCACCGTGGCATAGCGCTGCCTCTTACGCAGTGCAAAATCATCCACGCCGATCACCCGCGGCGTCGCCGAAGCCGGTAACGGCAGTCTCAGCAGCGCCCGCAGCGCGGTCTGCCGCGACAGCGCGACTCCGAGCCCGGCGAGCACGCGGGTGCCGGCACGCCCTGCCAGCTCACGCACGACGCCGCCCACCCGCGTTGCCAGCCGCACGGTGCGCCGCTGGTAGCGCTCGATCAGGCCGGCACGCTGTTCACGGAAGGTCTGCCTTGGACACTCGAGACTGGGACAGCGCATCCGCCGCGCCCGGAGTCGTATCAGCACACGTCGCCCGTAGCTGGATCCACCAGGCCCGAGCCGAGGACCTGCCCCACCTGCACGCATTCACTCGCGGGCTCGAACTCGACCGCCACGCCGTCGATGCCGCCCTCACCTATCCGTTCCACAATGGACGCACGGAAGGGGTGAACACCAAAACGAAGATGATCAAGCGACAGATGTACGGACGCGCAGCCTTCACGCTGCTACGTCACCGCATCCTCCTTGGCTAGGACCACCCAACGTCACCACCGGAAGTGAGCCAGAGCCGTTTCCGTTACAGACCCCCCGTCACCCATACGCGGGCGCTCGGTGGTTTTCGGTTGCGTACGGCCTCAGCAGCAGGTGTTGGGGGACGGGTCGGGCGTCCCGGTGAGGCTGTGGCCGGGCTGGTAGGCCTCGGCCACGGGGAGTACGGCGGCGTCGGGGTTCTGGTCGAGCGACGGGCGGGCGGCCGTGGAGCTGGCGAAGAAATGCACGTGCTGCAGAACGCGGAACGCGCGGAGGTGAGGTCCTCGGGGGTGACGAGCGAGATCACTGCGGTCGGCGGTTCGAGGCCGGTCACCCCGGTGTCGTCGATGGTGAGGTGGATGGGTGTTCCGAGGGCGTGGCACGCGGAGGTGATCCGGGCCGGGCGGCCGAGCAGCCGGGGATAGACGAGGGTGTCCATGGCACACCAGGTGTAGAGCCGTCGTCCTTCGATCTCGAACCGGTGCCGGGTGGGGCGCAGGATGGGGCCCGCGCCGACGATCCGCCCCTGCTCGTCGTACTCGACGTCCGGCCAGCCGGCCAGCGCCCGCTGCACGGTGGCGACCGGTTGCCCCTGGGCGGCGGCAAGGGCCAGCAGGGTGACCGGCTCGCCCTCGGCCAGCCGCCACAACAACGCCAGCCCTCGGCATTCGTGGTCACTGCTGGTTTCGGGACGGAAGACGATGTCCACAGTGGATAGAAGTCGTTTGTGAAAAGGAGGCGAAGGGCTCGACAGTCCATCGTGACAACGGGGGGTGGGAGTGGGAGCCCGTCGGGCTGCTGAGCTCGACGAGGACCTCGTAGAGCGGGCGCGTCAGGCGGACGCTGAACATTGGCGCCGCTACCAGCGCCCCATCTCCGCGGAGACTCTGCGGAAGTGTCAGCGGCCAGCAGGAATTCCCCGTGGACGGCCACTTATCGCGGCCAGTTGTGCTCCCCGCTCACGGCCATTTGCACGAGCTGTGACGACGGTCGGTGTCGCCCGCTCGCAGTGACGTGGCACGCACCGTACCTCTTGCCACCCAGCCGCACCGCGCGGCACCGCCACGACCTGCTGGGCGACCGGCCGGGGCGCTGCCTGGAGGCCGCCGTCACCGACAGGGCTGCCCCTTCGGGCCTTTGCACCCATCGACACGCACAGCGACCCAGACGTGGCCAGGTATCTCCCCGCTAACTGGCCGCCAGTGGGGAATCTGAACTGGCCACTGACACGGAAGCACCTTCGCGTTGGCGCGACGACCTCGCGGACTCTCGTGGCGGTGGTTCGTCCCGAGAACGCGCCTGTCTGTCGGAGGATAGCGGTGGCCTAAGCTTCTCGCCGCGGGCGAGCGGTTTGTCGGTGTGTGGTCTCAGGAGTTCCTTGACCGATCGTCGTCGGGAGATGCTTGACGATCGCCGGGGTTGATGATCTCCTTCCTCGGTTCGTGATCATCGGTGGAGGGTGAGGCGCCGGGTGGAGCCCGAGGCGTTGGTGGAGTACCGCTATCGGGCGGTGTGCGAGGTGCTTGGTGGTTCACCGATCGGGGAGGTCGCCGCTCGTTACGGCACCTCACGGCAGTCCTTGCACTCGTGGCGGCAGCGGTTCCTGCAGGAGGGCATGAGCGGGTTGGCGGACCGGTCGCGTCGGCCGCGTACCAGCCCGAGTCGGGTGGACGCCGAGGTTGAGGCGCTGACGTGCGAGCTACGGCGGCGGCATCCTCGCTGGGGTGCTCGGCGGATCAGTCATGAACTCGGCCGGCGCGGCGTTGATGCGGCTCCGTCGCGGGCGACGGTGCACCGCATTCTGGTCCGCAATGGGCTCATCGATCCCCAAGCTCAGCAGCACAAGCGGACGTTCAAGAGGTGGCAGCGGGCCGAGCCGATGCACCTGTGGCAGATGGACATCGTCGGCGGTGTTCCGCTGGCGGACGGCCGGTCGTGCAAGCTGGTCACCGGTATCGATGACCACTCCCGGTTCGTCGTCGTCGCGACGGTGGTCGCGATCCCGTCCGGGCGGGCGATCTGCGCGGCGTTCACCGCGGCGATGCGTCGTTACGGTGTGCCCTCGGAAGTGCTCACGGATAACGGAGCGCAGTTCACCGGTCGGCACGTCAAGCCGCAGCCGGTGGAGGTGCTCTTCGAGCGGATCTGCCGGGAGAATGGGATCAAGCAGCGGCTGGCCAAGCCTGGCTCGCCGACCACGACGGGCAAGATCGAGCGGCTGCACAAGACGTTACGGGAAGAGTTCCTCGACCACGTCGTCCCGTTCGAGTCGGCGGCCGCGGCCCAGGCCGCGATCGACGGCTGGGTCGAGAGCTACAACCGCCGGCGGCCGCATCAGGCGCTGGACATGGCCACTCCGGCCGGCTTGTTCCGGCCCAACGGCCCGACCCGCCTGGATGTCGACCACGACACCACCAGCGGCGATGATCCCGTCGGCGAGGTGCCATCCGGCGAGCGATCAGCGTCGCCACCGGCGGCGTCCGCGCTGCTGGTGGACGTGATCGAGCCACCGGCGCCGGTCGATCTGGACGCCGTCGAGGGTGCTGCGGTGGAGTTCGAGGCGCGGGTGCCGCCCAGCGGGCAGCTCCACCGTCTTCTCCGGCCGGCAGGCGATCTCGCTGCACGAGTCCATGGACGGTCGGCTGGTGACGATCTGGGCCGATCTGCGCAGCGCGCACGTCACCGCGGACGGGCACGTGGTGCGCACCGTGCCCTCCCGGCTCCAGCCCGAGGACCTGCGGCATCTGGCCATGCGAGGCGCCCGGCCCGCCGGGCCACCACCGGCCCGGCCCGCGTTGCGACGCCGCAACGGCACGCCCGTGCTCCCCGACGGCGGGGCGGTGGAGATCGACCGGACCGTGACCAAGGACGGCAACGTCAACATCGCCGGCCAGGCTCACCTGGTTGGATTCGCCTGGGCCGGCCGCAAGATCACGCTGCGGCTGGACGGGCACCTCATGCACGCCATCGCCGACAACGCCCTGATCGGCAGCTGGCCCAGCCCCGTCCCCGCCGAGGGCCTGACCAGCATCCACGGGGCGCGGACACCGTCCACACCACTGCCGCCCCCGCCGCTGCCGGCCGGATCGCTGCGCGCGCAGCGGAAAGTGCACGCCAGCGGCCGGATCATGGTCGCCGGGCAAGGCATCAAGCTCGGCCCTCGTCATCGCGGCAAGCTGGTCACTGTCGTCATCGAGGACACCCACCTGCGCATCCTGCACAACGACGAAGAGATCGCCGTCCGACCCCGACGCAACCTCAAACCGATCACCCGACTCCACGTCACCGGAGCCGGAGTCCCCAGATCACGTCAAGCATCTCCCGACGACAAACCGTCAACCAAGTCCTGAGACCACACACCGACACGGTTGACATCGGTCGTCGCTCACTCGGTCGGCGGAGCCTCGCGGCCGGATCGCGCCATCGCATCGTGGAGCGCGGCATTCACTCTGCATGGCACTGCGGGTGCTAGCTTCGATGCATGGCCATTGAACCGGCAGGCGCATACCTTCGCCAGATGGCCGCTGGATCGACTAAGCGGCTGAAGCTTTCTCAGCCGGCGAAGGACTGGCTGTGGTCGGAGTCAGGCGGGCACTGCCAAAATCCGCATTGTCGGGTTGATCTGCACGTTTTCGTCGAGCGCGACGGCATGCGCATCGGTGAGTTCGCCCACATCATCCCAGCCAGTGCCGTCGGTCCGCGAGCTGACGAGGCCTCGGACCTCACCGCGCTGGATCGTGCGCAGCCGGAGAACATCCTCCTACTGTGCCCAACCTGTCACACCATCAGCGACAAGGCCCCGCTGGCCTACCCGTCCGAGAAGCTGCGCGGCTGGAAGGAACAGAGTCAGCGAGCACGCGCCCAAGCGTTCGGCACCCCAGCGTTCGAGACGCGAGCGCAAGCCCGCGAACACGTTGCGGCGTTGCTGGACGCCAACAGGGCCGTGTTCGATCTCTACGGCCCTCGCGCAGGTGTCTTCGACGACGACCGCGCCGACCAGTGGCGACGCCATGTCGTCAGCACGATCATCCCGAACAACCAGGCGCTGCAACGGGTGCTGCACGCCAACCGCGGGCTGCTCACGTCCGATGAGAAGGCCACATTCCACGTGTGGGCCGTCCACGCCCAAGAGCTTGAAGAACGTCACCAGGCTGGCGACTGGACTGCCGGGTCAACCCGGTTCCCGTCTGCGATGGCCTCGATCCTGGAGGACGAGCAGTGACCGTGCGCGACTGGGTGATCAGCGAATTCCGCAAAGACGGCCGTGTGATCGAGCCCGTCGGCGAACACGGGGTTGTCGCTTCCCGAACGGGGCGGCCGGACGCTGTGGCGTACTGCTGCGAGACCACCACAATCACCACCGTCACAGCTCAGGTGGTATCTCAGGCGTTATATGAGGTTCCCGACACGAAGATGATCATCGTGTTCCTCAGTCGTCAGCTCGTCGACCCCGACGCCTACGACCACGCCCGTGAACGGGGAGTATGCCTGGACACCTTCGGCGGATTCATCACTGCGGTCGACGACTACGACGACATCTCCCGTTATCGACATCGCGAAGAGAAATACCTGCGCAGGCGCCTGGCTGCCACGCGAGCGGTGACCACTGTGCTCCGCAAGGGACACCGGGCGTGGCGGCTCGAACGCGTTGACGGGCTGCGTCCGCTCACGATCATAACTGACGACAAGTATGAAACGACTGATCACGAAGTCACCACAGCGCTGAACCGATATCCCAAGCTCACGCCGGATGCGTTCGTGAACACGAACCCCAGCACCAGGGGCTTCAGTGGCCGCGTCGTTGCGACGACACGAAACGCGGGCATCAGACTCCTCACGCTCCCTGACTTCCTCGACGCGATCCGCCACCCATGGACCTGAGACAGCGCTGGCAAATCCTGGACGACCTGTGTGTTTGTGCCGAGCGGTTTCTCGACCTGCAGGTCTGGGGCTTCGGCTCGATGCTGCAGACCGGCCATCCGCGGGATCTGGACGTATTGATCATCTACACCAATCCCGACCACGTCACGGACCTCTACGCCGCTCGTCTGTGGGAGACGACCCTGCCGATGCTCGACGTCATCGCCATGACCGCCGACGAGGACCGCGACTACCGATTCATCGAGTCCACCGGGGCGCAACGGCTGCACCCATCGGCAGCAGACTCCGCGGACTCGCGGTGAGGCTTGGACAGGTCGGCGAGGGACGACGTAAATTCAACGTGGCGGTCAAATTGTCCTTCCGCCAGCGGACCCAGCTCGGTGTTCCGCCCGTTTCGCATGGGAACCGCAATATGTGACCAGAGCGGTGGAGACCTGGTCCGGCTTCGCGCACCGCCACTTCGGCCGACCCATTGCGCCGACAACGTCGGCACGGCGCATCAGCATCTCCACCGCGCCATGACCGACCACGATGCCCCGCCCGAGACGGCTCGGCGTGCCGGTCTGGGTCGTGCGTCTCGTCGCCCCGGCGGCCGATCTCTCGATCCTCGGACGGCTTCTTGGTCCGCAGGACTTGGTGCTCGCTGACACGTCGGCATGCGTGCTTCGTCCAGCTCGTCGACTGCTGATCTTCGCCAGCGCTGTGACCCTCGGCGCTCA
The sequence above is drawn from the Amycolatopsis aidingensis genome and encodes:
- a CDS encoding HNH endonuclease, which produces MAIEPAGAYLRQMAAGSTKRLKLSQPAKDWLWSESGGHCQNPHCRVDLHVFVERDGMRIGEFAHIIPASAVGPRADEASDLTALDRAQPENILLLCPTCHTISDKAPLAYPSEKLRGWKEQSQRARAQAFGTPAFETRAQAREHVAALLDANRAVFDLYGPRAGVFDDDRADQWRRHVVSTIIPNNQALQRVLHANRGLLTSDEKATFHVWAVHAQELEERHQAGDWTAGSTRFPSAMASILEDEQ
- the merB gene encoding organomercurial lyase, producing MDIVFRPETSSDHECRGLALLWRLAEGEPVTLLALAAAQGQPVATVQRALAGWPDVEYDEQGRIVGAGPILRPTRHRFEIEGRRLYTWCAMDTLVYPRLLGRPARITSACHALGTPIHLTIDDTGVTGLEPPTAVISLVTPEDLTSARSAFCSTCISSPAPRPPARRSTRTPTPPYSPWPRPTSPATASPGRPTRPPTPAAEAVRNRKPPSARVWVTGGL